A single Lolium perenne isolate Kyuss_39 chromosome 6, Kyuss_2.0, whole genome shotgun sequence DNA region contains:
- the LOC139832810 gene encoding uncharacterized protein — translation MIIHAGKMAGINKKEFEELQVDGSNYLSWAMDMKINLTGRNLGPCIATLPENAPEIPQVVKYVALHFIRHHLHPDLKTEYLMEEDPLALWNSLKERYDQQRAVMLPEAQREWSLIRFQDFKSVAAYNSAVHKINSKLRFCNKQVSDEDLIEKTLCTFHPSMRILQQQYRQQKYTKYSELIYTLLQAEKHDELLMENHNARPTGAMPIPEAHANAHFTSKFGNRKRNFRKFKGKWKPNNGQKTNGPSKGNGQFNKNNQNDNSQTCQMCGCTNHRTNECSMPDHLVELYMKYGKEVKQVHGNKAEAHFNDIQDNSQVGPSQSSIEEFEPKDDIILDEDMLVDYTQDVFGDLN, via the coding sequence ATGATTATACATGCAGGAAAAATGGCTGGCATCAATAAGAAAGAATTCGAAGAACTACAAGTTGATGGAAGTAACTATCTATCATGGGCCATGGATATGAAAATAAATTTGACTGGACGTAACCTTGGCCCTTGCATTGCCACACTCCCTGAAAATGCTCCAGAAATACCACAAGTGGTAAAGTATGTGGCATTGCATTTCATAAGGCACCACCTCCATCCTGATTTAAAAACTGAATATCTGATGGAAGAGGACCCACTAGCTTTATGGAACTCCCTAAAGGAGAGATATGACCAACAAAGAGCAGTAATGTTGCCGGAAGCCCAGAGAGAATGGTCTCTCATAAGGTTCCAGGACTTTAAGTCTGTGGCTGCATATAATTCTGCAGTGCATAAGATTAATTCCAAACTGAGATTTTGCAATAAGCAAGTTTCAGACGAGGACTTAATAGAGAAAACCTTATGCACTTTCCACCCCTCGATGAGGATATTGCAACAGCAGTATCGTCAACAGAAATACACAAAGTATTCTGAGCTTATATACACATTACTTCAGGCTGAGAAGCATGATGAACTTCTCATGGAAAATCACAATGCTCGCCCAACGGGCGCCATGCCAATCCCTGAAGCACATGCTAATGCTCATTTTACTAGTAAATTTGGAAACCGTAAACGGAACTTCCGAAAATTCAAGGGAAAGTGGAAACCGAACAATGGTCAAAAGACCAACGGTCCATCTAAGGGGAATGGTCAATTTAATAAAAATAACCAAAATGACAACTCTCAAACTTGTCAAATGTGTGGATGTACGAATCATCGTACTAATGAATGCAGTATGCCCGACCACCTCGTGGAACTATACATGAAGTATGGCAAAGAAGTCAAACAAGTTCATGGAAACAAAGCTGAAGCTCACTTCAACGACATACAAGACAACTCTCAAGTTGGTCCATCTCAAAGTTCTATTGAAGAATTCGAGCCAAAAGACGATATCATCCTCGATGAAGACATGCTTGTGGACTACACCCAAGATGTTTTTGGAGACCTCAATTAA
- the LOC127307206 gene encoding uncharacterized protein gives MAKYNVVTKNKREHSQDRKRRAHGDPNSGKLKQRTDHHVISGKRKRKLQRRDKRDQKEAALVKALENNMGDVDMVSAEASSETGKDKPQIKFNVKKNSRIQIKRLKGKGRKKAKNANPSNEGEG, from the exons ATGGCCAAGTACAACGTGGTGACGAAGAACAAGCGCGAGCACAGCCAGGACCGCAAGCGCCGCGCCCATGGGGACCCCAACTCCGGAAAGCTCAAGCAGCGCACCGACCACCACGTCATCTCGGGCAAGCGCAAGCGCAAGCTCCAGCGCCGCGACAAACGG GACCAGAAGGAGGCTGCGTTGGTGAAGGCTCTGGAGAACAACATGGGGGACGTCGACATGGTGTCTGCTGAAG CATCTTCAGAAACTGGAAAAGACAAGCCTCAGATTAAGTTTAATGTGAAGAAAAACTCAAGGAtacagatcaaaagactaaaaggCAAAG GTAGAAAGAAAGCTAAAAATGCCAATCCCTCCAACGAAGGAGAAGGCTGA